The Phyllostomus discolor isolate MPI-MPIP mPhyDis1 chromosome 9, mPhyDis1.pri.v3, whole genome shotgun sequence nucleotide sequence ATGCAGCCCTCTTCTCTGGGTCCCCTCTGTGTTTTTTAGTAGGTGCAGAAGCTCACACTATTCTAAGTCCTTCAGGATGAACTGGACGAGTGGAATCAATGACCTTACGACTGCAAAAACAACGATCTCAAATACAGGTGGATAAGAAGCCACATAGGCTTCTCCTAAGAGCGTCGAAGGAAAACACAGTTCCAAGTCACTTTGGGTGATAGAACGGCCACCACTTTGAAGGTGGCCCAGGAAACACTGAACTCACGACTTCCCGAGGCTCGTCTGCAACACCCAAGCTGTTCCCTCTCGTGAGGCAAACGCACACCCAGAGCTGTCGGGCCCCAAAGTGGTCAACGCAGATTACTCAGTCCCACTTACTCATCCAGTTTCTGACATTCAAGAAGCTCTGCTGACTGGTGAGGTCAAACATTAATAAGAAACCCATGGCGTCTCTGAAAAAGGCGGTCGTGAGGCTCCGGAACCTGCCGAGAAAGCACAGTGGGTAGATGGGAAAGTTAGCCCGctttgggctgggaaccaaagtgtcccaggtttgattcccagccagggtacatgcctgggtgcaggccataacccccagcaaccgcacattgatctttctctctccctctctctctctctctctctctctctctctctcacacacacacacacacacacattctggtGACGGCACAAACAACGCTGCAGTACGTCCCTTGCAAGTATGAGACCTTCATGGCATTCCAGGGTGTGCCCTACAGAACCGGAGAGTGCTCAGCATGACGGCTGCAGGGCCACGGGGGGACATCTGGTGGTCGATTCATCTTGAGACCAGGGCCTGGCTTTTTGCACTTACACACATTCAGTCACACGCTTGCTCACACCGCCCCCCGGGGCACATTGGCTCACGGGCCTCCTGTGgtccataattaaaatgtaagccACTGCAGAAGACTGGAACTTTAGCTTATACTTTTCAAACATTCTTGTCTGTGCCCAGGAGAAAGTTTGGCACATGGTAGCCTGAAAATGAGTACTCAGGATCACATGCCGAAAACCGAGACTTGTCGGCAGCTGGAACGAGAGTTTTTTTTGTAGGGAAAAACAAAGTTGGTGAGAACACTCTTTGGTGAGCATACTTTGGAGCAAAAGAGTAACATCCACGTGtcctgaggaacagagaggacagggaagaagggaggaggaggaaagtgaCTATGGAAACCGGGAGAAGGTGAGAGCCTCAGGCAttggagagagaaagcaagaccAGCCGTCTGttgcgggggcagggggtgttgAAGAATACACCCTGTCATGGGCACTGTAGCAActgtccctcccctgctcctaCCTGCTCCACCTCAACACCCTCAGTGACTTTGAAGATGTGGTAAGACCCACTTCAGCGTCAGGACTGGTGAAACCAGAGGCCGCACTTATGGACCAGAGAAGGCTGGGTTACGCCAGTACAGAAGGGCCTTTGGCAATGCATTTGGACAAAGGCACATAACTTTGAAATTAAGACTATCAATTCCTTTCCTAAATGCCCTGATTTCTGATCCCCTGTTTTAGCCTATTTGTAGATTCTCTGGTTTCCTCGTGGTTCTGTTCTCAACTCCATCTTACTCTACGTATGTCCATGGGTAATCTCAGCCACTTCTTGGCTCCATTATCACCAGTGCGTTGAATCCCAAATTTATGGACAGGGATCTTTCCTGCCTCACACTGCACCCAATTACTGGCTGGACATTTCCACCTGGAGGAAGCCAATGTACCTGCAAGTGTACTTGCCTAAAACCAAACTGGCCTCTCCCCTTGACCTCCTTTTGTGACAGCAGTTTCACCAACTCCCAGTTGccacccctctttctccttcGCCGGCTGTACACAATCAACAGCCACCTCCTGACCCTGGCATTTGCGTCCCTCTCCCCTGCCACTGCTCCAGGGTCGGACCCACCACCTTTCACCTGGATAACTGCAACAGCCTTCTCAACCGGCTTCCTGTCTCTAGCTTCATCTGggaccctccccttccctggtTTCTTCCCACTGATTATGCAAACCATCGGCTAAAAGCACATTGATGATGATGCATTGCTCTTAAGATAATGACCGAACTGTTTAATAAGCTGTCAAGGCTCTGCGTGAACTGACTGTTGCTCATCCAGCCAGATTCACCTCTGGACGACCCACAGGCACGCTGACCTCCTTTCAGTTCTCACGGAGTTCAGTCTCTCCCCTGACCTTTCACACACACGCTGTGGTACTCTCTGGGGCTAACCTCGCCTCactgcttccttcccctccaaCCCTCTAGCCTGAAAAAGACTCACTCATACCTCGTGTAtgagtatgtatttatatatgtataaaatgacaTCAGAGGAAATGTCACCCCCCCCAGCAGTCTTGCCGACGGCCACATCTGGACTATGGGCTCCTTGTGGCACGCCTGCCCATCACCCTTTGTTTCCTGTTACCGTCCAAAGTCCCCAGGAGCAAAGGAGTGTGTTTCTAACTGGCTGAGCATTACGTTCCCATGGCCCTGAACACAGTAATTCCTTACTCAGTGTATGCCAagttcagagaaagaaataaagagcacagGCAAGAATATAAAACTAGCAAAGATTTACATGACTTCAGTAAAGAACAGAACTTTTAATACTGAAGCAAGGAGAAGAGACAGTTAAATgactatttattttcaaatgagtaTATTTTGGATGATTATAATCAACATAATCATGATAATTATGAAATAACGAAAAttgtactcatttttttttcttgtgggttTATTCCTCTCAGTCACTGGAAGAAAGCTCACAGAGATTACAGTGCTTTCACGGAATGGACCCCTCTCTGTAGGGACAAGCTGTACTCACCAAATTGTCTCCTACTCAACCACAATAGCATGGCTAACTCAGCCACAACCGCCTGCTCTCtttctgcgtgtgtgtgtgttttatttgaaaatgagacCGTGCCGCACTCCCCTCTCATTGCCCACAGCACATGACAACGCTACTTTGAAAACGTGCTCGTTGTATGGGGCTGACTGGGGCAATCCTTCTGCATCTACACCCATGGGGAGAGGATACTCTTCGTCTGCCCGTGGCTCATCCCTCGACCATTCTACCCCAGTGCCCCTGCTTTCCTCCGTTCTTTCCAGAACCTATTCCAGAGGGAAGGCAACTGGCTTCCAGCTTCATCCATCAATCTCATCCTGTCCGCAGGGCGGAGAGAGCTGAGACCCCACACAAACCAACAGATCCCAGGGGCACATGACGCCGCGTTCTCCCTCGCTGGGCACTAAGGCTGTGCCCTGTGTCCTTCACACTCACACAAAGGGTGTTatttccacctccctcccatgacATTGCTTGTACCAGTAACCATGACCTTGTACGGGTTATGCCTCCAGGTGTCCTCGCACAGGGGGGAGGTGTGAGGGATTGTTTATCTTGTGGCTTAGCGACACCTTACCTTGGCGGAAGGCAAAATGCTCAGGGGATGAATAACCCCATTGTTACCATGACTGCCCCTagtcctccccacttcccccggAGAGCAGCTGTCGGGAGGGGACAGGCGAGAGAAGCCTGCCATCCCGCGAGGCTGACATATCGTGTGCGAAGACATATGGGAACCACATTTTCTCATAATACTTCTTCAAATATGAATCAAACTGGTCTATAAAACATACATCTTTGTGACAACCAAACTGACATATGAGCAGAGATTCTTGCGAGGAATGACTGTGGCGGCACCAGCAAGCCGTGTTGAAGGGTGTGTGTAAATGGGATTCACAGTCAAAAAAGCTAACAGAGACGGCCCGGCACCTCTCCCGGCGTTCCCACTCACTGAAAGCGAGAACGCTTTGGACGCATTTCAAAAACCGCAGTGTTTACAAGCATAAACATTCAAAGGCACGCAGTGTAGGATTTGGAGGTATGTGCCTTCTACATATCTCATCTTGTCAATCTATTGCCAATTTTTACTTAATCTAATATTGAAGAGCTTCATTAGCTTGGGGACTTGAGCACTTTGAAATCTCGCATTTCAGAGAAATATATTGTCATCAAATAAAATAGCACCTCCAGCTCTCTGCAAGCGGCACTGTCGTCTACTGAGCATCTCTCACCTTGCTCGCTCTACCAGATATGACCCGAAACAACCACGGTCTCAGCCCGAATAAATCTGACAGTTTTGCTGGGGTGGCGGGAACACAGGTGAATCGAAGAACAGCAgatagagacaaaaataaaaacctgctttATTACAGGTggtaaaaattaattaacttaaGGGATGGTGGAGGAGGTATCATAGGATTCCAGAAGGAAGAGGCAGCTTATTGATGTCGGGGTATTCAGGAAGCCCCAGGGGGGTGACATATGAACTGGGCCTGGTAAAGGAGAGGGTcagggaggcggggcaggggtgggacatCCACGCTGGAGGGCAATGCCGTGTCCAAGGTCTGAGGGAACAAAGTTAGTCAGATGGCACAGGACAGGGAGGctgcacagaagaaaggaaagagacgAGAAGGATCTAAACTTCGCTTCCTTCAATTCTTTCTCTGAGGAACACCTGTAGCAGTATTAATTTCTCACCTTAATTCAATTCAACTCCGTTCtggagaagtttttgtttttcccctctcATGAAGTACAATGACAACGTAAAACAAGAATCTTCACAGAGATTTTTGAACATCTGATTTTTGAAATCTGGACAAAACCCAACATACTAGTTATGGTTAATAAACTACAAACAACTTATTTCACTTCTAGACCCAAATGTCTATTTGAAACCAGGGGAAGAGTCGCATATAGTGTGGGTCAGTGCTTCCCtggacacctgaaaccaatatgaaagtaaactataatgaaatacaagcaaatcaaaaataaaaccagttttTCTGAGCTACTTGTAactagaaacaaaagaaatgcacGTTACCGCTCTTGTCCCGCGGTGTCCCAGAGCTGGAGGTGCACCTTAAACATTTTCCCTGACGCTTCATTGGGCCCCTGCGTGTTGTAAACCTGAAGGAGACgattttttttcatcagtttctAGTGCTTTGGATTTCGACAACATTCAAATTCTCTGGGTTCACTCCACATGTTTTTTTCTCGATTACTATAATCAAAGTTCATAGTGCAGGATAAATATTTGCTCTGGTTTTCTCCCAGCAGTATCACATATACTCTCACTTTTAAATGTCAAGTACAAGGATGATTTTCAACACAATTCAGGCATACTGCAAACTTAAATTAGACACCTTCTGTCACTTCCTCGGAGAGGCAGCAAACACTAGATTTAGGACCCCAGTTCTAGGTTCACATAGCAACTCTTCATTTAACCTCCCTGAACCCTGTTTTCTTACCTGAAACTTGAGACCCATCATCTCTCCCTGTTTTACAGAGTTACtgtaaatttaaatgaaatagcaAACATGAAGGTATTTTTCAAACAGTAAAATGATTTACAAATACCTGCATATATTTTACTGTGCTCTGGACTTTCAGAATGACTTAGCCATGAAATACGCACAAAAAATTATAGTAAGTTTACACAGGatattttaagtctttctttATTAGTCATTCCTTCCAAGGCTTTTTAGGAAAAGcttacatgttttaaattgtgGTCTTTTGACTGCTTATTAAGCAAAGCATAACTATTTTCATACTCCATCAGCCCCCTTAAGCACAGCTCAGTGGAAATGTCTTAAAGGGAACATGACGGGGACTTATGTGCAGATCAGTAGGGGATCTGGGGAGGGAAGACGGTGCAAAACAATCCGGTAGGGGCCGGAAGCAAGTCCGCTAAGACCGCATTACCGTTTATCGGCTTCCAGGTAAGGGACAGGACAGAATGATAAGCCCTGGTTTAACTTCTCAACCATcactttctttgttgtttttccctcCGTTCTCAAGGAATGAATAGATCTGTGACACCAACCGGGAGCCACAGCCGTGTTGACAATCAGGAACACCTGGGTGCGTGGCAGTGAATCTGGCGACGCTTATGCGCCTATGCTACCCGTCTCACATGTCACAATATCTCCGTTCCTGTCATTAGCGTCTAGCGTAGGAGCAGGAAGTGGCTGCGATTCTCACTTAAACTCCCTTATCTTGGAAACTAGCACGGATTGGTCTCACATTCTGCTCATAATCAGTGAGTGATTGATGGCTGAGtctacacataaataaaaatgcagcaaGAACTCACAAAGCTCATGTTCCAGTTATTTGCCAATCACTCTTTCAACATCTTTCCTAGGACTAGGAAATGAGCACTTGTTCTTACCGAGAAACGTAACTCAGATTAAGAGTTAACGTGGGTAGACCCTGAATAATTCAAGTTTTAAAAGATTCCTTAAGAATTCATAGAAAACATGCTATACAAAcccataaattatttattttagttgccCTGTATGCTTCTGGAGACAAGCAATAGTGTCACTCAACATTTTTCTATGCAAAATGTTATTTACAGTTGAGCAAGTAAAAAGTAATATGACAGGTTATAAATTTTGTGTGATAAAAGACAGATGACTTGGCTGCAATAAACATAGCTTCTTAATTCTTATTTTGTCCggtgggggatgggggcagtAATGCAGGGTGGGATCAATAATAAGTTAAACAGCATGGGTAAGAACTCACCACACGTTTTTCCCGAAAGTCTATTCCTACTGTCGTGATGAACTTGGGATTGAATTTATTGTCTGTGTACCGATAAAGAAATGTCGTCTTCCCCACCCCTGAGTCTCCAAGGGCCAGGAGTTTGATCAGATAATCATAGTCCCCATCGGTCATAGTGATGGTCTGGTTGGGCCtgtggggaagaggaaagaagcgTTGTTATGATGAAAGCTGGGTTTCCTTTGTATTCCTTCAAAAACACAACATAAATTTAGGTTTCAAGGTTCAAAAATATTGAATGGGTTCATTCTGCCAAATTCTCAATTAACTTGTTCTAAGCAGCTTCCAGGGTAAGGACACATCTATTATTTCACTCAGTACAAATCTTTCTACAGCAGGCCCATGAACATGGAGCAAAAGCTATGCGATGTCCACACTAGCCACGGCCCCAGCAATAGTAGAACTTAGAGAGTCATCACTTTTCGTTTTGAAGCCAGTGCCCTTTGCGGTCAGGAGGATGGTGCTGGGAAGAGGAGTCCCAGAGAAACCCAACCAAGACAGTGCAGGTGCACTAGAGAGAGACTGAGTTTGCACCTGCGTAGTGGCAGAGACAAGCCGAGAGGGCTGTCCTGCATCTAATCACACAAAATGAGTTTTCTATCACGTGCacacaaaatattcatttttaatttaaaagaataacaacCAGTATGACAACctttaaaaacactgattttaagtcattttaaaagctATGTTTAAAAATCTTCTGTTTTGGAACACCAAAGCCTCCCTGTTCTCTAACAGGAAAATTGCTCCATTGAGCAAATCAGCTAAATATTTCCCAGGCCTTAAAAAGGAGGAATAGGTATTAAGAGGCATGATTATGGTAATTCTGCTAATGCTTTTCCTGAAGGAAGGAACAATGTCACTTACCATTTCGTTCAGAGCTCTAACCTCTCCTGACTCAATCTTATATTTTTTTGTTACAGCGACTGTAAGCCAAGGGCCAAAGCCAAGTGCAGCTACTCTGGTAACACCGAGACTACTGCCACATGCATCTGAATGTCGGCATCACTTACTGAACCCTTGGTGAAGTTTCTAATCTTGAGCTTGGGAAAATGCTTTGCTATTTGGCACAGCTTTCTGACCGATGGGTTACAGACGTGGTTTTGCCGTGCGCTTGTACAGAGGGAGGCCCACAAAGACTTTGCTGGCAAGGGAGTGTTTTGTTCTTCACTGTGTGAGAAGGGGGACTATTTCCCCACCTCTGCCATCCCGAAGTCACTGTGCTCTTCAGGAGTTCTGAGGTGGTTTAAATTGAATGTACTAAATTTCAATAACAAGTTATTCTATGGCCATTCTAAAAATAGTTAGATAATTCTAAAAATGTTCTACATGTAAGAAAAGGATACACATGTTCATCAATGCAAACCAATTTCTTTACATTGTCACTTTGGTTTTAGTAGTCAAAACTGAAAGATTTTTTGTCTttggataaataataataaagatgataATCAGGTACTTAGCAAATCAGTATCATTACATCATTTGAAAGATTTGCAATTTTTACATTAGTATTTTCTAAAGTTTGAACTATAATGCTGCTAAATACTACTACATTCAATATGGATTTATGTTTTTATCCATATGGGTATGGATTTAATCCCTATGGATTTATGTAATCAACAAATGGCTTTTGAGCAATGGTGTTTCAAGAGCTGCCAATACACAGTTTTGCACTAAAGCTTTCCTTCCCTATAATGTGCCTTCTTCACTGAGTTAGGACTCTCAGGGTGGATGATTACTGACCATGagtgtttactttttcctttctactaTCTATACAAAGTATAATCATTGCTCATGAGGAGAGGCCATCAACAACCGTCCTCTCTTAATAAGAGAAAACAGGTATCTCAACTACTGGGACGAAATTCTTCTTTGAAAACATCTGTGCTGGTTGACTGCCTGGTACCGAGTAGTTCTGAGCTTGGGTGGTTCTAAATATCCTACCTGGGCTTTAGTTGAAGATGCTGCTGCTTCTAGTCTTTGCGTCAAATGGGTGGTAGAGGAGGTTGCTGCTACAGTCGTGATTCCCCGCATGTAAGGTctgtccccaccaccaccaccactctaCGGCCTGCCCCGTCCCCCAGACTCGCTCATGGAAAGCTGCTTCAAAGAGTGACACAGTCTGTCATTGCATGGGTGAAACTGCATGAAACTGCTAATTCTCGTGGGGAAGCAGAAATTAATATTTACTCCAAGATATAAGTGACCAGAGCCAATTTTTCCCTGGACACAAACATTAATAAtctgaggaagaaatgaaagccacTGGCTGCCTAAATGCAAGCTCTAGTCGGAGGACACTGGGGCTTCCTGGAAAAGTGACAGTGATGTCATCAAGAAGGTATGTCGGCATACTTTAAAACTGGGCTTCGAGTTAACTATGTATTTTTTGCAATCTTTTTGTGACTGTATCAGGGAAGGCTAAATCTTGAGCACATCGGGTTCAATATCTTCAATATATAGTATCAGGTTCAAAGAGGAAAATTCAAAAAGTGTAGTTTATAATCTAGTTCCAGACAAAGCATATATACGATTAAAACCTAAATAAGAAGTgtcgcagtttcaattcccagccagggtacatgcctgggttgcaggctataacccccagcaaccacacattgatgtttctctctctctctctctatctccctcccttccctctctaaaaagtaaataaataaagtctaaaaaaactgtagtttaaaaaaaaacctaaataaggATGCAAGAAAAAGCAACATAACTGTACAAGATGGATCATGGTTAATTGATAAATGTGATTTTACTTTAAACAGAAAGGTAGTCTTGGTGGACTTCAGTGATCGGAGAAGATTTTGTAGAGGACCGGAGCATTATAGCACGGGGAGAGATTACGTacaaggggcagagacacaggaCCATTGCAGGAGACATTACCTCCCACGTGTAGAATGAAACTGTCAGTATTTGCCAAGTGCAAGACCTGCCAACTACACGTATTCCTGATCTGAGTCAATTTGTTCTCTGTTGCTTGTACATAAACCTGCCTGGGCAATACTGGGGTTGCCTCCCAGTCAGGCTTCCACGCAGAGGGACAAATCCTGGCTCACGGGGAACAATTCCACCATGGCCCGCACTAGCTCTGGCCTGCAGTAAAGGGTTGTGGACACAACCCTTAACACAAATTCTGCCCGAAATGAATGCAAAGCCTGGCACTGTGGAAAAGCCTCATTTAGTTTCTCCATTGGACTGAAGAAAATGGCATATGAAATAATTCGTCTCTAAGTttctttcaaaacaaattttggttttcattttctatgatgactcatatctatatctatctatatataattCTTTTGAATTCAGTTTGGTTGTTCCTCTTTTATTACCCTGTGGCTTTCTGAGTCCTAAAATCATATGATCGCAATATTCTATTCTTAGCACAGCAAAtacaccacaaaaaaaaaataaaagtctcgGCAAGACTCCTTCTTCTAAGAACTGAGCTAAAACAATGATCTGGGAAGGATCAGAAAGCTGCCAAGTTCAACAGCATTGCTTATCGCAGCACAATAGCTGATGGTCTTGACAGCTCGTGGTTCTATGGAtctggaagggagggaagggccagGAGACCACTGTGTTTCAGGAAGTGTGTCGGACTCGCCCCCACTATCACGGTGTCACAGGCtgtaccacaccagccaggaggtcTTCTAGATACAGAAACTGAAGCGTCATCCTCACAACCCTTCCTGGGAAGGTAGGGGGTGGTTATGGGGCTGGGAAGAGTAGGGAAAACATTCAAACACCCACAAGGCTCTGTTTCATGAAGAGTCTTAAATGGAGAGGGAAATCTAAGTAAATCACATGGGCTAACCTTCAGTTTGCAGATAAGGCATGTGATCTGTGTGTGGGGTGATGGTTTCTAACAAAGGGAAACCCAAGACTATTGGTCACTGCAATTGGAAATGAAAAGTGGGTTAGATGAGTAGGAACTAGAAATATTCTATTCTATGGGAGAAAGAAAATCTTCCTTGAGTACTAACAGGAGTGTGATTTTCATTGTTAGAATATCTCAGGGTTGTTAAtagtttctctccatttccccctgcTATGCTTCATTCCTGTTC carries:
- the RAB27B gene encoding ras-related protein Rab-27B produces the protein MTDGDYDYLIKLLALGDSGVGKTTFLYRYTDNKFNPKFITTVGIDFREKRVVYNTQGPNEASGKMFKVHLQLWDTAGQERFRSLTTAFFRDAMGFLLMFDLTSQQSFLNVRNWMSQLQANAYCENPDIVLIGNKADLPDQREVSERQAREMADKYSIPYFETSAATGQNVEKAVETLLDLIMKRMEQCVEKTQVPDAVNGGSSGKLDGDKAAEKRCAC